Proteins encoded by one window of Enterobacter pseudoroggenkampii:
- a CDS encoding histidine phosphatase family protein, protein MRHGEPHYRGAPRVSCREMTEWIDSYNLSSTGSDRPPERAQIQAYRALTFLSSPLPRALSSLKTLGCEPGLIDEVFREAELPVFRIPGLRLSPFYWAALFRVLWLCGLSGEAECVSVAKKRAVKAAEILVNVAKESDGPILLMGHGMINRFIAKALIASGWKEQTSPGTGYWGAGVYSLV, encoded by the coding sequence ATGCGGCATGGAGAACCCCATTATAGGGGGGCGCCAAGGGTCTCGTGCAGGGAAATGACCGAATGGATCGACAGCTATAACCTCTCTTCGACGGGCAGCGACAGGCCGCCTGAAAGGGCTCAAATTCAGGCGTACCGCGCGCTCACGTTTCTCAGCAGCCCTCTCCCGCGAGCCCTTTCATCGTTGAAAACGCTGGGGTGTGAACCGGGTTTAATTGATGAGGTTTTTCGGGAAGCAGAGCTGCCGGTGTTCCGTATTCCGGGGTTACGGCTATCGCCTTTTTACTGGGCAGCGCTGTTTCGCGTTCTTTGGCTCTGCGGCCTGTCTGGCGAGGCAGAGTGCGTGAGCGTCGCAAAAAAACGTGCCGTTAAGGCGGCAGAAATTCTGGTGAATGTCGCGAAGGAATCTGACGGCCCCATCTTGCTCATGGGGCACGGAATGATCAATCGGTTTATTGCGAAGGCACTGATCGCATCAGGCTGGAAAGAACAGACTTCCCCGGGTACCGGTTACTGGGGAGCGGGGGTTTACAGCCTTGTGTAA
- a CDS encoding nuclear transport factor 2 family protein, giving the protein MSTLPSVVSRFVEYYAALDSQPPSALAGLYHSNATLIDPFGEHNGIFALQRYFTHLLANVENCRFSIDPPLCSGSRFVVTWVMHWSHPRIAGGEPLDLPGCSVVRTENDLITHQRDYYDAGEMIYEHLPLLGWAVRGVKRRVKS; this is encoded by the coding sequence ATGAGCACTTTGCCCTCTGTCGTGAGTCGGTTTGTCGAGTACTACGCCGCACTGGATAGCCAGCCGCCGTCCGCGCTGGCGGGGCTTTATCATTCGAACGCCACGCTTATCGATCCGTTTGGTGAGCACAACGGTATTTTTGCGCTTCAGCGCTATTTCACCCATCTGCTGGCCAACGTCGAGAACTGCCGTTTTTCTATCGATCCGCCGCTGTGCAGCGGAAGCCGGTTTGTTGTCACCTGGGTGATGCACTGGTCGCACCCGCGCATTGCCGGAGGCGAACCGCTCGACCTGCCCGGATGTTCAGTGGTGCGGACGGAAAACGATCTCATCACGCACCAGCGCGACTACTACGATGCGGGAGAGATGATCTACGAACATCTTCCTCTGCTGGGCTGGGCGGTACGCGGCGTTAAGCGGAGGGTGAAATCATGA
- a CDS encoding GNAT family N-acetyltransferase — protein sequence MSLRIRQATGADSTLLSELGYRIYPAHFQHLWVSKAEMKDFLHGEYARSVVEQSLKDNSVSWYVAETDRPVGFMKVTWEAMLPETDKKGVLLNKLYLDPAATGKNYGQVMFNNITDMARSRGKDYLWLEVLEQNAGAYRFYQKQGMLCVKNVLFETASQQSILRIMGMPL from the coding sequence ATGTCTCTTCGAATTCGACAGGCCACCGGGGCCGATTCAACGCTGTTAAGCGAGCTGGGATATCGCATCTATCCCGCCCATTTTCAGCATCTGTGGGTGTCAAAGGCAGAGATGAAGGATTTTCTGCACGGAGAGTACGCGCGTTCTGTAGTTGAACAGAGCCTGAAAGATAACTCTGTTTCCTGGTATGTTGCAGAGACCGATCGGCCAGTGGGATTCATGAAAGTGACCTGGGAAGCCATGCTTCCAGAAACGGACAAGAAGGGTGTTCTCCTCAATAAGCTCTACCTTGATCCCGCCGCAACCGGCAAGAACTATGGTCAGGTGATGTTCAACAACATCACAGACATGGCCCGGAGCAGGGGGAAAGACTATCTCTGGCTGGAGGTGCTTGAGCAGAACGCAGGAGCGTACCGGTTCTACCAGAAGCAGGGCATGCTCTGCGTTAAGAACGTCCTTTTCGAAACCGCCTCACAGCAGAGCATACTCAGGATTATGGGGATGCCTCTTTAG
- a CDS encoding NAD(P)/FAD-dependent oxidoreductase, whose translation MNIAIIGSGIAGLTCAWRLAGHHQVTLFEAGATPGGHTATVDVTTPQGTYAIDTGFIVYNDRTYPRFMGLLSELGISGQKTQMSFSVHNPATGFEYNGHTLTSLFAQRRNLVNPAFWRLLGEIVRFNRLAKAALDGEVDPNATLQTFLQQHGFRPFFARHYILPMGAAIWSSSLQEMTRFPLPLFLRFFHHHGLLDITHRPQWYVVPGGSREYIRAMLDKLGDRLTLHLNAPVQRVKRHADGVTLQLDDASHTFDQVIFACHSASALAMLDDPTPAEREVLGDIGWQRNEVVLHSDPRWLPVRPRAWASWNYRLSEQAQASACVTYNMNILQGLPAGSPLFCVTLNPDAPVDERFVLQRFVYEHPLFNPQSWRAQARRGEINGHRRSWFCGAYWYNGFHEDGVRSALDVVNAIAAGEGN comes from the coding sequence ATGAACATTGCGATTATCGGCAGCGGCATTGCCGGGCTGACCTGCGCCTGGCGGCTGGCCGGGCACCATCAGGTGACCCTGTTTGAAGCAGGCGCCACGCCGGGCGGCCATACCGCAACGGTTGACGTGACAACGCCACAGGGCACATACGCGATCGATACCGGGTTTATCGTCTATAACGATCGCACCTATCCGCGTTTTATGGGTCTGCTCAGCGAGCTGGGCATCAGCGGGCAAAAAACGCAGATGAGCTTTTCGGTGCACAATCCCGCTACGGGGTTTGAGTACAACGGACACACCCTGACATCGCTGTTTGCCCAGCGTCGAAACCTGGTGAATCCGGCATTCTGGCGGCTGCTGGGCGAGATCGTTCGCTTTAATCGCCTGGCGAAAGCGGCGCTGGACGGGGAGGTGGACCCGAACGCCACGCTGCAGACGTTTTTGCAGCAGCACGGCTTCAGGCCGTTTTTTGCGCGACACTACATTCTGCCGATGGGAGCCGCCATCTGGTCCTCGTCGCTGCAGGAGATGACGCGTTTCCCGCTGCCGCTCTTCCTGCGTTTCTTTCACCACCACGGCCTGCTGGATATCACCCATCGTCCGCAGTGGTACGTAGTGCCGGGCGGCTCGCGGGAGTATATCCGCGCCATGCTGGATAAGCTGGGCGACCGGCTGACGCTGCACCTGAACGCGCCGGTGCAGCGTGTGAAACGCCATGCGGATGGCGTCACCCTCCAGCTCGACGACGCCAGCCATACCTTCGACCAGGTGATCTTTGCCTGCCACTCCGCCAGTGCTCTGGCGATGCTTGATGACCCGACGCCCGCCGAGCGCGAAGTGCTGGGTGACATCGGCTGGCAGCGCAACGAGGTCGTTTTACACAGCGATCCGCGCTGGCTGCCGGTGCGGCCGCGCGCCTGGGCCAGCTGGAACTACCGCCTGAGCGAGCAGGCGCAGGCCAGCGCCTGCGTCACCTACAACATGAACATCCTGCAGGGGCTGCCTGCGGGCAGTCCGCTGTTCTGCGTCACCCTGAACCCGGACGCGCCAGTGGATGAACGCTTCGTTCTGCAACGCTTCGTCTATGAACATCCGCTGTTTAACCCGCAAAGCTGGCGGGCGCAGGCACGGCGCGGCGAGATCAACGGCCACCGGCGGAGCTGGTTCTGCGGGGCCTACTGGTACAACGGGTTTCATGAAGACGGCGTGCGCAGCGCGCTGGACGTGGTCAATGCGATAGCGGCCGGAGAGGGGAACTGA
- a CDS encoding SDR family NAD(P)-dependent oxidoreductase, protein MKTVLITGASSGIGAGLAKSFSADGYHVIACGRDPARLEALHQTCPNLTVRLFDMTDRDACRQALTGSYADLIILCAGTCEYLDSGVVDAALVERVMATNFLGPVNCLEALQPQLVAGNRVVLVSSMAHWLPFPRAEAYGASKAALSWFAESLRLDWEPKGIAVTVVSPGFVDTPLTQKNDFAMPGRVTVDEAVKAVRIGLAAGKMHIAFPDGFGFILRLLSGLPAFLQRALLRRMVRS, encoded by the coding sequence ATGAAGACGGTGCTGATTACCGGCGCAAGCTCGGGCATTGGCGCCGGGCTGGCAAAATCCTTTTCCGCTGACGGCTACCATGTGATTGCCTGCGGGCGAGATCCGGCGCGTCTGGAAGCGCTGCATCAGACCTGTCCTAATCTCACCGTTCGCCTGTTCGATATGACGGACAGGGACGCCTGTCGCCAGGCGCTGACCGGCAGCTACGCCGACCTGATTATTCTCTGCGCCGGTACCTGCGAATACCTCGACAGTGGAGTGGTGGATGCGGCGCTGGTGGAGCGGGTGATGGCAACCAATTTCCTCGGCCCGGTGAACTGCCTTGAAGCGCTCCAGCCGCAGCTGGTGGCAGGTAATCGCGTGGTGCTGGTGAGCTCGATGGCCCACTGGCTGCCTTTCCCACGGGCAGAGGCCTACGGTGCGTCCAAAGCAGCGTTGAGCTGGTTTGCCGAGAGTCTGCGCCTGGACTGGGAGCCAAAAGGGATTGCCGTCACGGTTGTCTCTCCGGGCTTTGTCGATACGCCCCTGACGCAAAAAAACGATTTTGCCATGCCGGGCAGGGTGACCGTCGACGAGGCGGTCAAGGCGGTCCGTATCGGACTGGCGGCTGGGAAAATGCATATTGCGTTTCCTGACGGGTTTGGCTTCATTTTGCGGCTGCTCTCCGGGCTGCCTGCGTTTCTTCAGCGCGCGCTGCTGCGCAGGATGGTGCGTTCATGA